One genomic segment of Candidatus Cloacimonadota bacterium includes these proteins:
- the galK gene encoding galactokinase, with product TNMLVSKNDNGKVRLYDLKYKEKDEFDLNDIKYSHKKKWSNYQRGIAKVLLDAGYKIGGTDVLIFSEVPEGAGLSSSASIEIATLLSFKELYDLEIKPFEMVKLARKAENEFVGVECGIMDQFASLVSKEGHALFIDCRSLKYQYVSLSFEGYSFLVCNSMVKRKLTESSYNKRRQECRKTKRILQKYLPEIIALRDISFDDFGRYASFLPDTLKKRVEHVVYENERVKQAVEVLKKGNAKAFGELMYQSHLSLKKLYEVSTEELDLLVEIGKDESGVLGARLTGAGFGGCVIYLGKDYCIEKLKEKILDVYSKKTGLIPQFYEVVPSRGAVSQELRLEFRRA from the coding sequence ATACAAATATGCTTGTATCCAAAAACGATAATGGAAAAGTTCGACTCTATGATCTGAAATACAAAGAAAAGGATGAGTTTGATCTTAACGACATCAAATATTCTCATAAAAAGAAATGGAGCAACTATCAGCGTGGAATAGCAAAAGTTCTTCTCGATGCAGGGTATAAAATCGGTGGAACGGATGTTCTGATCTTCAGTGAAGTGCCCGAAGGTGCCGGTCTTTCATCTTCCGCTTCGATTGAAATTGCCACGCTTCTTTCATTCAAAGAATTATACGATTTAGAGATCAAACCGTTCGAGATGGTTAAACTTGCCCGAAAAGCAGAAAATGAGTTCGTGGGTGTGGAATGCGGAATAATGGATCAATTTGCTTCTCTGGTTTCCAAAGAAGGTCACGCACTTTTTATAGATTGCAGAAGTCTGAAATATCAATATGTTTCGTTGTCATTTGAGGGTTATTCATTTCTTGTGTGTAATTCGATGGTAAAAAGAAAATTGACAGAATCTTCATACAACAAAAGAAGACAGGAATGCAGAAAAACAAAGAGAATTCTGCAGAAATATCTTCCCGAAATAATTGCTCTGCGGGATATTTCTTTCGACGATTTTGGAAGATATGCATCATTTCTTCCTGATACATTAAAGAAAAGAGTCGAGCATGTTGTTTATGAGAACGAGAGAGTGAAACAAGCAGTCGAAGTTCTGAAAAAAGGAAATGCAAAAGCTTTTGGTGAGTTGATGTATCAGTCTCATTTAAGTTTGAAAAAACTTTATGAAGTTAGCACCGAAGAACTGGATTTGCTGGTGGAAATCGGAAAGGATGAATCGGGAGTTTTGGGAGCAAGACTTACCGGAGCCGGTTTTGGAGGATGTGTGATTTATCTCGGGAAAGATTACTGCATCGAAAAGTTGAAAGAAAAAATATTGGATGTGTATTCTAAAAAAACTGGACTTATTCCGCAGTTTTATGAAGTTGTTCCATCTCGTGGAGCAGTATCGCAAGAATTGAGACTCGAGTTCAGAAGAGCGTAG